Proteins from a single region of Esox lucius isolate fEsoLuc1 chromosome 13, fEsoLuc1.pri, whole genome shotgun sequence:
- the LOC105014584 gene encoding glial cell line-derived neurotrophic factor yields the protein MLDVERLVLPNIYFVFSILKNRHGPDMKWGLPSPNRQFMPSEHVYEAFTSQRQFLRLRASYTIELRSTMKLWDVLATCFVLLSIVQTSPLLHPQSTKTTHGWENIAPIHLATSSESPTKMISETDKSEELSLEEYNMEELRPEQFEDVMDFIKVTISRLRGPSHLDRGSRIRRKRERRNGGRGAENTRNRGKVSGSRVGRRKGGREQDCVLKQIHLNVTDLGLGYQTREELIFRYCSGPCKISETNYDKILNNLTQNKRLLAEIPPHACCRPVAFDDDLSFLDDHLMYHTMKKHSARRCACV from the exons ATGTTAGATGTAGAAAGATTGGTACtgccaaacatttattttgtgttcagCATCTTAAAAAATCGTCATGGACCCGATATGAAGTGGGGATTGCCGTCTCCCAATAGGCAATTCATGCCAAGTGAACATGTTTACGAGGCATTTACTTCCCAAAGGCAATTTCTTCGACTCAGGGCAAGTTACACTATTGAACTACGGTCTACAATGAAGTTATGGGATGTCCTTGCCACCTGTTTCGTTCTCTTGAGTATCGTTCAAACGAGCCCTCTACTCCACCCACAGTCCACGAAAACAACACATGGGTGGGAGAATATTGCGCCAATACATCTTGCTACATCTTCTGAGTCTCCTACAAAAATGAtttcagaaacagacaaaaGTGAAGAACTGTCTTTAGAAGAAT ATAACATGGAAGAGCTTCGCCCAGAGCAGTTTGAGGACGTGATGGATTTCATTAAAGTCACCATAAGTAGACTCAGGGGCCCCTCACACCTGGACAGGGGCTCCAGGATACGAAGGAAACgggagaggaggaatggagggaggggtgcAGAGAACACCAGGAACCGTGGAAAGGTGTCTGGGAGCAGAGTGGGAAGAAGGAAAGGGGGCAGAGAACAGGACTGTGTGCTCAAGCAGATCCACCTGAATGTGACCGACCTCGGCTTAGGCTACCAAACGCGCGAGGAGCTGATCTTTCGCTACTGCAGCGGGCCTTGCAAGATCTCAGAGACGAACTACGATAAGATCCTGAACAACCTCACCCAAAATAAGAGGCTCCTGGCGGAAATTCCGCCCCACGCTTGCTGTCGACCGGTTGCCTTTGACGATGACCTGTCCTTCCTGGACGATCACTTGATGTATCATACGATGAAGAAGCACTCTGCCCGACGGTGTGCTTgtgtctga
- the ndc80 gene encoding kinetochore protein NDC80 homolog → MERSRMSRVSNSNRLSELPQRIENSRVSMVYATPQNKQPSFGKLNIPKPQSVSSDRRTSFFGSRTSGAGMARNSNFGTFGGVEKMKDPRPLHDKGYVQQCIRQLCEFLSEKGFSGLTAKSLQSPSTKEFLKMFEFIYCLLDPTFQMPTSKVEEEVPRILKDLGYPFALSKSSMYSVGAPHTWPQVLAAVIWLIDVVKIYCCESEVDLLYSDFSDGNTEMEEGVEFNKLFLDYVAETYNKFMQGLDTFDDEDEDYLHNLKKLYNVDEGHLASMEEKYRILSDELERLEKESQADRLLVKRNEKLKFQTDLEKLHSYLSELESFKANLDNKVSGLADELEASGLQLETLKQEQSRLEHILSTQTFTPADVERINWEKRELQQTINSLTKNLEQVKQHMWNEEITLAKIKGTADVKLAEYHKLARQLKLIPASAQNACGHNFEICTSLDYETSTMVEYRIQIQEPLRKLIADVEEECSRMTNTKLSLEDSIEQVNSSVSDKANDLKQLREQIRRLDEQLEQDMLDSAQEEQKWAAEVESVENHYKLLQKKVFLGLDEALEQRKAVQQQYPVVLQETKEESRTVLKNLVSVFTTAANHLSIVEKFVEDQHKRVDRVYTVFEKNEVELQTMMDMVESIIAKARTL, encoded by the exons atgGAAAG ATCCAGGATGAGTCGAGTGTCCAATAGTAATAGGCTCTCTGAGCTTCCTCAGAGAATTGAAAACAGCAGGGTCAGCATGGTTTATGCAACACCACAGAA CAAACAACCATCTTTCGGGAAGTTGAACATTCCTAAACCACAGTCTGTCTCATCCGACAGAAGAACGAGCTTTTTCGGGAGTCG GACCAGTGGGGCTGGCATGGCTCGCAACAGCAATTTTGGCACCTTTGGTGGTGTAGAAAAGATGAAGGATCCGCGTCCACTACACGACAAGGGCTATGTTCAGCAATGCATCAGACAGTTGTGTGAG TTTCTGTCAGAGAAAGGTTTTTCAGGTTTAACTGCCAAGTCTCTCCAGTCGCCctccaccaaggagtttctgaAGATGTTTGAGTTCATCTACTGCCTCCTGGACCCCACCTTTCAAATGCCCACCTCcaaagtggaggaggaggtccCTAGGATTCTCAAAGACCTGGG GTATCCGTTTGCCCTCTCCAAAAGTTCCATGTACTCAGTGGGGGCACCTCATACCTGGCCACAGGTGTTGGCCGCTGTCATCTGGCTCATTGATGTTGTAAAG ATCTATTGCTGTGAAAGTGAAGTGGACTTGCTTTATTCTGACTTCTCGGATGGCAACACAGAGATGGAAGAGGGTGTCGAGTTCAACAAG CTCTTTCTTGATTATGTTGCTGAAACCTACAACAAGTTTATGCAAGGACTGGATACCTTTGACGATGAGGACGAGGACTACCTCCATAATCTAA AGAAACTTTACAATGTTGATGAAGGGCATCTTGCATCAATGGAAGAGAAGTACAGGATTCTGAGTGATGAGTTGGAGCGCCTGGAGAAAGAAAGCCAAGCG GATCGATTGCTGGTCAAAAGAAATGAGAAACTCAAATTTCAGACTGACCTGGAGAAGCTCCACAGCTATCTGAGTGAACTGGAGTCTTTCAAAGCCAACCTGGACAACAAAGTGTCTGGATTGGCTGATGAGCTGGAAGCCTCAG GACTACAGTTGGAGACCCTGAAACAGGAGCAGTCTCGACTTGAACACATCCTGTCCACTCAGACGTTCACCCCTGCAGACGTTGAGAGAATCAACTGGGAGAAGAGGGAGCTGCAGCAGACCATTAATAGCCTTACTAAGAACCTAGAGCAGGTCAAGCAGCACATGTGGAACGAGGAGATTACTCTGGCCAAGATCAAGGGAACG GCTGACGTAAAGTTAGCTGAATACCACAAACTAGCCCGCCAACTGAAGCTCATCCCAGCGTCTGCCCAAAACGCCTGTGGGCACAACTTTGAGATCTGCACCAGCTTAGACTACGAAACGTCCACCATGGTTGAATACAGAATACAGATTCAA GAACCACTAAGGAAACTGATTGCTGATGTGGAAGAGGAGTGTAGTCGAATGACCAACACCAAACTAAGCCTGGAAGATTCCATAGAACAG GTGAATTCCAGTGTCTCTGATAAAGCCAATGACTTGAAACAACTGCGAGAGCAAATCCGCAGACTTGATGAACAGCTTGAACAAGACATGCTG GACTCAGCCCAGGAAGAGCAGAAATGGGCAGCTGAGGTGGAGTCTGTGGAGAACCATTACAAGCTGCTGCAGAAAAAGGTGTTCCTGGGTTTGGATGAGGCCCTGGAACAGCGGAAAGCTGTACAGCAACA GTACCCCGTGGTCCTGCAGGAAACAAAAGAAGAGTCGCGAACTGTTCTGAAGAACCTGGTCAGTGTCTTCACCACCGCTGCCAACCACCTGTCCATAGTCGAG AAATTTGTTGAGGATCAGCACAAGCGAGTGGACCGGGTCTATACTGTGTTCGAGAAAAACGAGGTGGAACTCCAGACTATGATGGACATGGTGGAGAGTATTATTGCTAAAGCAAGAACCTTGTAA